In one window of Calditrichota bacterium DNA:
- a CDS encoding bifunctional (p)ppGpp synthetase/guanosine-3',5'-bis(diphosphate) 3'-pyrophosphohydrolase has protein sequence MKEAQKKEYESQFDEVVQNLGRYCTRNYKAFVRKAFDFAFEAHKHQLRKSGEPYIVHCIEVARILTEMGMDYVTVVAGILHDVVEDTGVSLDEVKEEFGVEVALLVDGVTKISELQFRSSEEKQAENFRKMIFSMVKDIRVIMIKFADRLHNMRTIEYLPRKKQERIALETREIYSPLAHRLGIAKIKWELEDLSFKVLNPKAYQELADKIQEKRAERESYIKRFAVPIEKELKKVGIHAEILGRPKHLYSIYRKMQMRQKPFEEIYDLFAIRIIVKRVDECYFSLGIVHTLYTPIHERFKDYIATPKSNMYQSIHTTVIGPEGRMVEIQIRTEEMHRTAESGIAAHWKYKEGRQKEDEFDKQIQWLRQVLDWQRDENDPREFMEDLKISLFHEEIFVFTPKGDLLQLPRGATPVDFAFSVHTDVGLHCIGAKVNGRIVPXNSTLQSGDSVEIITSAKQKPNPDWIKFVKTSKARTRIKRWLKDSLFDESVKLGRELLEKQFKKFNASVTDEKILDVAQAMNFTDTQQFYAAIGRGDISVQSVLHKILPQEVIVKQGDSFFQRFITKARKSSSGIKVQGLDNLMISFAKCCQPVPGDRIVGFITKGKGIIIHRADCKNVLRMLDSPERQIDVEWDVSQDEKFLVRLKMIGEDRKGFLRDVSEAIAKTETNIVNFQMEAKDSLVTSEIIVQVKNLQQLTKVIHKINQVPGVIVVERLEGLRGEEDQEKTSETLAI, from the coding sequence ATGAAAGAAGCTCAGAAAAAAGAATATGAAAGCCAATTCGACGAGGTTGTTCAAAATTTGGGGCGGTATTGCACCAGAAATTATAAGGCCTTCGTACGAAAGGCGTTTGATTTTGCCTTTGAAGCTCATAAACACCAGCTCCGAAAATCGGGTGAGCCCTACATTGTACACTGCATTGAAGTAGCACGCATTCTGACAGAGATGGGGATGGATTATGTGACCGTTGTGGCCGGAATTTTGCACGATGTGGTGGAAGATACCGGTGTATCGCTGGATGAGGTAAAAGAAGAGTTCGGAGTTGAAGTAGCCCTTCTTGTGGATGGAGTTACCAAGATCAGTGAACTTCAATTCAGAAGCAGTGAGGAAAAGCAGGCCGAGAATTTCCGCAAAATGATCTTCTCCATGGTGAAGGACATCCGGGTGATTATGATCAAGTTTGCAGATCGGCTTCACAATATGCGGACTATTGAATACCTTCCCCGAAAGAAACAGGAGCGAATCGCACTGGAGACCCGGGAAATCTACTCACCATTGGCTCATCGATTGGGAATTGCAAAAATCAAATGGGAACTGGAAGATCTTTCGTTTAAGGTGCTGAATCCCAAAGCCTATCAGGAATTGGCTGATAAAATCCAGGAGAAACGGGCGGAACGGGAGTCGTACATCAAACGCTTTGCTGTTCCAATTGAAAAGGAACTGAAAAAAGTGGGCATTCACGCGGAGATATTGGGTCGGCCCAAACACCTGTACAGTATCTACCGAAAAATGCAGATGCGGCAAAAGCCGTTCGAGGAGATCTACGATCTGTTTGCAATCCGGATCATCGTCAAGCGCGTGGATGAATGCTATTTCTCTCTGGGGATTGTGCATACGCTTTACACCCCCATTCACGAGCGTTTTAAAGACTACATTGCCACGCCCAAATCCAACATGTACCAATCCATTCACACAACGGTTATTGGGCCGGAGGGGCGAATGGTGGAAATCCAGATTCGCACCGAGGAAATGCACCGAACGGCCGAATCCGGTATTGCGGCCCACTGGAAGTACAAAGAAGGCCGTCAGAAAGAGGATGAATTCGACAAACAAATTCAGTGGTTGCGGCAGGTTTTGGATTGGCAGCGGGATGAAAATGATCCCCGTGAATTTATGGAAGACCTGAAGATTTCCCTGTTTCACGAGGAAATTTTTGTGTTTACTCCAAAAGGCGATCTGCTTCAATTGCCGCGGGGGGCTACGCCCGTCGATTTTGCGTTTTCCGTTCACACCGATGTCGGGTTGCATTGTATTGGAGCCAAGGTTAACGGCCGGATTGTCCCGCNGAACAGTACGCTTCAGAGCGGTGATTCCGTTGAAATTATTACCTCTGCCAAGCAAAAGCCCAATCCGGATTGGATAAAGTTTGTCAAAACGTCAAAAGCACGAACCCGGATCAAGCGCTGGTTAAAGGATTCACTCTTTGACGAGAGTGTAAAGCTGGGCCGGGAACTGCTTGAAAAACAGTTCAAAAAATTCAATGCCTCTGTTACGGATGAAAAAATTTTGGATGTGGCCCAGGCCATGAATTTCACGGATACCCAGCAGTTCTATGCCGCCATCGGAAGAGGGGATATCTCTGTCCAGAGTGTGTTGCACAAGATTCTTCCGCAAGAGGTCATTGTAAAACAGGGCGATTCATTTTTCCAGCGTTTTATTACCAAGGCGCGTAAATCAAGCTCCGGCATTAAGGTACAGGGGCTGGATAATCTGATGATCTCGTTCGCAAAGTGCTGTCAACCGGTTCCGGGTGATCGGATTGTCGGGTTCATTACCAAAGGCAAGGGAATCATTATTCATCGTGCGGACTGCAAAAACGTATTGAGGATGCTGGATTCTCCCGAGCGCCAAATCGATGTGGAATGGGATGTGAGTCAGGATGAAAAATTTCTGGTTCGATTGAAAATGATCGGAGAGGATCGGAAAGGCTTCCTGCGGGATGTTTCTGAAGCCATTGCAAAAACAGAGACGAATATTGTGAATTTTCAAATGGAAGCAAAAGACAGTTTAGTCACCAGTGAAATCATTGTACAGGTTAAGAACTTACAGCAGTTAACGAAAGTCATTCATAAGATTAATCAGGTTCCGGGCGTGATTGTTGTGGAACGGCTGGAGGGATTACGAGGCGAAGAAGATCAGGAGAAAACGTCAGAAACGCTTGCCATTTAG
- a CDS encoding integration host factor subunit beta, whose translation MKTITKKDVAKRAAEKIGGTVYHTEQVINALFDSLREFMLEADPEVRIEIRDFGVFEVKKTKPKPKARNPKTGEIIYVPARRKTHFKAGKLLKDFLKKPLE comes from the coding sequence ATGAAAACTATTACGAAAAAAGACGTGGCCAAACGAGCTGCCGAAAAAATCGGTGGAACCGTTTATCATACCGAGCAGGTAATCAATGCGCTCTTTGATTCGTTAAGAGAATTTATGCTGGAAGCCGATCCGGAAGTCAGAATTGAGATTCGTGATTTTGGCGTTTTTGAAGTGAAAAAGACCAAACCCAAGCCAAAGGCCAGAAATCCCAAAACAGGAGAAATCATTTATGTCCCCGCACGCAGAAAAACCCATTTTAAAGCGGGTAAACTCTTAAAAGATTTCTTAAAAAAGCCCTTGGAATAA
- the ruvX gene encoding Holliday junction resolvase RuvX: MGVAVSDPMRIVAQGLETISYHSPEHLWQKMSEIFASYPIEKVIVGIPLNLNGSESEISVNAREFADQLHMKFHVSVELWDERYTSKAAHDTLHQMGKSPSKNKGKVDKIAAVLILQSYLDHLSTP, from the coding sequence ATGGGTGTTGCGGTGAGCGATCCCATGCGGATTGTGGCGCAGGGACTGGAGACAATATCGTATCACTCACCCGAACATCTCTGGCAGAAAATGTCCGAAATATTTGCTTCCTATCCCATTGAAAAAGTCATTGTTGGAATTCCTTTGAACTTAAATGGCAGCGAAAGCGAAATTTCTGTCAACGCCAGAGAATTTGCGGATCAATTACACATGAAATTTCACGTGTCCGTTGAATTGTGGGATGAACGGTATACAAGCAAGGCGGCTCACGATACCCTTCACCAGATGGGAAAATCTCCCAGTAAGAACAAGGGAAAGGTCGATAAAATTGCGGCCGTTTTGATTTTGCAGAGTTATCTGGACCACTTATCAACCCCTTGA
- the lnt gene encoding apolipoprotein N-acyltransferase has protein sequence MKNPTIRLQRYFLILLSALLLSFAFPPYHLGFMAFFGFVPVFYLLEGVSPGSAFKWGYLWGVFFHIANLYWIGTITILGAIGAILFLALYFALFMYLAAIFREYLGEKAIIWYPFLWLFIEFIRSLGVLGFPWSSMGYTQTYYISFIQFATITGVFGVSFWILLINTCVYLLLKHWKSWRKSLLYATLLAVLVFLPWLYGKMTLPKQEKFQEKIEVALVQGNIDPLAKWDEAFLAKNFRIYTRLTRQALKDSSIDLVIWPETATACYLRSRPEYLEKITALVDSSSVALLTGTPDYQFVKKGTYNAYNAIFLILPDFKGIQYYYKMRLVPFGEKVPLSETFPFLEKWLDALQTGVGDFTPGKGYNLFELPGTYLRKRGITEGTSQLTFAGVVCYESIFQDEVRKFVKKGAKFLVIVTNDAWFGKSAAPYHHAQIAVFRAIENRVSVARCANTGVSMIIDPYGRVLTQTKLFKQEIAKGPIIVLHSKKTFFTRHGDLFTYVVVGVTCVEIIWILVKAKLAKRQTRV, from the coding sequence ATGAAAAATCCAACCATTCGATTGCAGCGGTATTTTCTGATTCTTTTATCCGCCCTGCTTTTGTCATTTGCCTTTCCGCCCTATCATCTCGGCTTTATGGCGTTTTTTGGATTTGTACCGGTTTTCTATTTGTTGGAAGGGGTTTCGCCCGGGTCTGCCTTTAAATGGGGGTATCTCTGGGGGGTGTTCTTTCACATTGCCAATCTCTATTGGATCGGAACCATTACAATTTTGGGGGCAATCGGTGCCATTCTTTTTTTGGCCCTCTATTTTGCATTGTTTATGTATTTGGCCGCCATCTTTCGGGAATATCTCGGGGAAAAGGCCATTATATGGTATCCGTTTTTGTGGCTCTTTATTGAATTTATTCGCTCTCTTGGGGTGCTCGGATTTCCCTGGTCATCTATGGGATATACGCAAACCTATTATATCAGCTTTATTCAGTTTGCCACGATCACGGGAGTTTTTGGCGTTTCGTTCTGGATCCTCCTGATCAATACGTGTGTTTATCTTTTATTAAAACACTGGAAAAGCTGGCGGAAAAGTTTGCTTTATGCCACATTATTGGCCGTATTGGTTTTCCTGCCCTGGCTTTATGGGAAGATGACCCTTCCGAAACAGGAAAAATTTCAGGAAAAAATAGAAGTCGCCCTGGTTCAGGGGAATATTGACCCTCTGGCAAAATGGGATGAGGCCTTTTTAGCCAAAAACTTCAGAATCTACACCCGGCTGACACGACAAGCACTAAAGGATTCGTCCATTGATCTGGTGATTTGGCCGGAAACAGCAACCGCTTGCTATTTAAGGAGCCGACCCGAATATTTGGAAAAGATTACAGCTCTGGTGGATTCATCTTCTGTCGCCTTGCTAACCGGAACGCCGGATTATCAATTTGTAAAAAAGGGGACCTACAATGCGTACAATGCGATTTTTCTCATTTTGCCCGATTTCAAGGGAATTCAGTATTACTACAAGATGCGTCTGGTTCCCTTTGGTGAAAAAGTACCGTTAAGTGAAACGTTCCCCTTTCTTGAAAAATGGCTTGATGCCCTTCAAACCGGGGTGGGTGATTTTACACCTGGCAAGGGCTATAATTTATTTGAATTGCCAGGAACATATCTTCGGAAAAGGGGTATTACTGAAGGAACGTCACAACTCACATTCGCGGGGGTTGTGTGCTATGAGTCTATTTTTCAGGATGAGGTCCGAAAATTTGTAAAAAAGGGTGCCAAATTTCTGGTTATTGTGACCAATGACGCCTGGTTTGGAAAATCAGCGGCGCCCTACCATCATGCACAAATTGCCGTTTTTCGTGCGATTGAAAATCGGGTGAGCGTCGCCAGATGTGCCAATACCGGCGTTTCCATGATTATTGACCCCTACGGGCGTGTTCTGACACAGACCAAACTGTTTAAGCAAGAAATAGCAAAGGGACCGATCATTGTCCTTCACTCAAAGAAAACATTTTTTACCCGGCACGGCGATCTTTTTACATATGTGGTGGTGGGTGTTACCTGCGTGGAAATCATCTGGATACTGGTTAAAGCAAAGCTGGCAAAGAGGCAGACGCGTGTTTAA
- the bamD gene encoding outer membrane protein assembly factor BamD: MKFSNLKKIFLAGSLLLILSFMLASCSSTKQKPVLTPEARLKHAIELFHKKHYLDAKTELTIIVLNYPGSSVVDKAQYYLAESHFKLKEYILAAAEYQKLLRNYPESQFADDARYKIGLCYYELSPHYGLDQEYTYKAIDEFQRFLEDYPNSPLKKDVQIKLTECRNKLAKKDYKNAELYRKMNEWKAAEIYYGFVINDYYDTPFGEKALFWKGEAEYHQDKFKEARDTLAEYLRKFPDGSYRSKAKKRLRAIRKILSKNEAGQTVQNSKSE, translated from the coding sequence ATGAAGTTTAGCAACCTGAAAAAAATATTTTTGGCAGGAAGTCTCTTACTTATTTTATCATTTATGTTGGCATCCTGTTCATCGACCAAACAGAAACCCGTTCTGACGCCGGAAGCGCGTTTGAAACATGCCATTGAGTTGTTTCACAAGAAGCATTATCTGGATGCCAAAACAGAACTCACGATAATTGTGTTAAACTATCCCGGAAGCAGTGTGGTTGACAAGGCACAGTATTATTTGGCCGAATCTCACTTTAAATTAAAAGAGTACATTTTGGCTGCTGCTGAGTACCAGAAACTTCTAAGGAATTATCCGGAAAGCCAGTTTGCAGATGATGCGCGTTACAAGATTGGATTGTGCTACTATGAGCTTTCTCCCCATTATGGTTTGGATCAGGAATATACGTACAAGGCGATTGACGAGTTTCAACGCTTTCTGGAAGACTACCCGAACAGCCCGCTTAAAAAAGATGTCCAGATAAAATTAACGGAATGCCGAAATAAGCTGGCCAAAAAAGACTACAAAAACGCGGAACTTTACCGCAAAATGAATGAATGGAAGGCGGCTGAAATTTATTATGGGTTCGTTATCAACGACTATTATGATACGCCTTTTGGCGAGAAGGCTTTGTTCTGGAAGGGGGAAGCCGAATATCATCAGGATAAATTTAAAGAAGCTCGGGATACACTGGCTGAGTATCTTCGGAAGTTTCCGGACGGGAGCTATCGTTCCAAGGCCAAGAAGCGATTGAGAGCGATTCGAAAAATACTGAGCAAAAATGAAGCCGGTCAAACCGTTCAGAATTCAAAAAGTGAGTAG
- a CDS encoding nicotinate-nucleotide adenylyltransferase — protein sequence MRIGLYGGSFNPIHTGHLLISEFVRDEFLLDEVWFIPSATPPHKPKDAVLPAEIRFQLVSLAIQNNPTFRVSDLEIQRGGISYTVDTLRQVRENHRSKDTLFWFIGMDNLVDFPNWHQPEKILELCQLVAVQRKGFSINQVEASLRKRVLFSRAPLIEISSSSIRERIKKGHSIRYFVPDSVREFIKTHHLYQANY from the coding sequence ATGCGAATAGGTCTGTATGGCGGCAGTTTTAATCCCATTCACACAGGACATCTTCTGATTTCTGAATTTGTAAGGGATGAGTTTTTGCTGGACGAGGTCTGGTTTATTCCGTCGGCAACCCCTCCCCACAAGCCAAAAGATGCGGTCCTGCCAGCGGAGATTCGCTTTCAGCTCGTTTCTCTTGCGATACAGAACAATCCCACATTCAGGGTATCTGATCTTGAAATCCAAAGAGGAGGCATTTCTTACACGGTAGACACGCTTAGGCAGGTCCGTGAAAATCACAGGTCAAAGGATACATTGTTCTGGTTTATTGGGATGGATAACCTGGTTGATTTTCCGAATTGGCATCAGCCGGAAAAGATATTGGAATTGTGTCAGCTCGTTGCTGTTCAGAGAAAGGGGTTTTCCATAAACCAGGTGGAAGCCTCTCTAAGAAAACGAGTCCTGTTTAGCCGCGCACCTCTTATTGAAATCTCTTCCAGTTCAATTCGAGAAAGGATCAAAAAAGGGCATTCCATTCGGTATTTTGTGCCCGATTCGGTTCGGGAGTTTATAAAAACTCACCACCTTTACCAAGCCAATTATTAA
- a CDS encoding glycosyltransferase family 4 protein: MSDQKYNILQVCSSQSWGGMEMHVPELSRALAERGHRVIVAAFPGSPLMREAEALGLTTYSLPLRSYWHPIQQQRLRRFISQNAIQIIHSHYSRDLWTLVPAIQKWKNIPLFLTKHIGTQRPKSDFFHRKIYARVDKILANSRVIYENILKTHPVHKSQVELFHLGIDTRRFKPDRRSRNRVREEFSIPQNALVIGIAGRLQRAKGYLEFLEMAEILSGLYPNTYFMLIGGASRGEDEEENLIRKKADKLQLGNRLVFTGFRKNIENMLQALDIFVFPSHAEAYGLVVLEAMAVGLPVVSSNCDGILDIVVSGETGELVPPKEVSRLVNRVEALIRSPEKRSRYGQRGRERVQKYFDFNTMIDHLEQLYRKSVNRRMTR, from the coding sequence GTGTCGGATCAAAAATACAACATCTTGCAGGTGTGTTCTTCCCAATCCTGGGGCGGGATGGAAATGCATGTGCCGGAACTCTCCCGGGCTCTGGCCGAAAGGGGACATCGCGTCATTGTTGCCGCTTTTCCGGGAAGCCCCCTCATGCGGGAAGCAGAGGCACTGGGATTGACAACCTATTCGCTTCCCTTAAGGTCTTACTGGCACCCCATTCAACAGCAAAGACTGCGCCGCTTTATCAGTCAAAATGCCATTCAGATTATTCATTCCCATTATTCACGGGATTTATGGACACTTGTTCCGGCCATCCAGAAATGGAAAAATATCCCCCTGTTTCTGACAAAACACATCGGCACCCAGCGCCCCAAATCGGATTTTTTCCATCGAAAAATTTATGCCCGGGTCGATAAAATTCTTGCCAACTCAAGGGTGATTTATGAGAACATTTTGAAAACCCACCCGGTTCACAAAAGTCAGGTGGAACTGTTTCACTTGGGAATTGACACCCGGCGGTTTAAACCGGACAGGCGCAGCCGGAATCGGGTGCGGGAGGAGTTTTCCATTCCGCAAAATGCGCTTGTCATCGGAATTGCAGGGCGATTGCAGCGCGCCAAGGGCTATCTGGAGTTTTTGGAAATGGCCGAAATTCTGTCCGGCTTGTATCCGAACACATATTTCATGCTGATTGGCGGTGCCTCCAGAGGAGAAGATGAGGAGGAAAATCTGATTCGGAAAAAGGCCGACAAGCTGCAGTTGGGAAACCGCCTTGTCTTCACGGGATTTCGAAAGAATATTGAAAATATGCTTCAGGCGCTGGACATTTTTGTTTTCCCGTCGCATGCTGAGGCCTACGGATTGGTGGTCCTTGAAGCCATGGCCGTTGGGCTGCCGGTTGTTTCTTCCAATTGTGATGGAATTTTGGACATTGTTGTTAGTGGGGAAACGGGGGAATTGGTTCCGCCGAAAGAGGTTTCCCGGTTGGTCAATCGGGTGGAAGCGCTTATCCGCTCGCCTGAAAAGCGAAGTCGATATGGTCAACGTGGACGGGAGCGCGTTCAGAAATACTTCGATTTTAATACCATGATCGACCATCTGGAGCAGCTTTACAGGAAAAGTGTAAACCGTAGAATGACTCGTTAG
- a CDS encoding tetratricopeptide repeat protein, producing the protein MKYLPLHIFLIVLVCAAPLRADAPADSATSYQWIRSLYDQNDPNLSSEILTLVHYYVVHFPESTRNSELLQLQGNLYVKEKKYLNAFASYLKQITVYPDSNRDYNSINALLLLSLKSKKLSPKRSIVRYWLTSNSLPHSLKKNYLAYVQRLFVLDLPQTDEIALREIDWLLKKGFLKSNLDELLYEKAQILSRNKKQEKAFYTYLELMKEWPNSAYFPNALYYIADYYQNTLKKNKTALKLFVHFVRKYPDHSLAALAHLHLAHIYESAYHRPRLAVREYVAFINRSNDDRLIARAYYQMATIYERELDNRTVAIVLYAKILHYYPDSKVAPKAKAALNYLLKQE; encoded by the coding sequence ATGAAATATCTGCCACTACATATTTTTCTGATCGTTTTGGTTTGTGCCGCACCGCTGCGAGCCGATGCTCCGGCTGACAGCGCCACTTCTTATCAGTGGATTCGCTCCCTGTACGACCAAAATGATCCGAATCTTTCCTCTGAGATTTTGACTCTGGTACACTATTACGTCGTACACTTTCCAGAATCTACAAGGAATTCTGAGCTTTTGCAACTCCAGGGAAATCTCTATGTTAAAGAGAAAAAATATCTGAATGCATTTGCCTCCTATTTGAAGCAGATCACCGTTTATCCTGATTCGAATCGGGATTATAATTCAATCAATGCGTTGCTTCTTCTCTCATTAAAAAGCAAAAAACTCTCCCCGAAAAGATCCATTGTTCGGTATTGGTTGACCAGTAATTCTCTCCCACACTCATTGAAGAAAAACTATCTGGCCTATGTTCAAAGGTTATTTGTTCTTGATCTTCCTCAAACCGATGAAATCGCTCTTCGGGAGATTGACTGGCTTTTGAAAAAGGGATTCCTCAAATCGAATCTGGATGAATTGTTGTATGAAAAGGCCCAAATATTATCCCGAAATAAAAAGCAGGAAAAAGCCTTTTACACCTATCTGGAACTGATGAAGGAATGGCCGAACTCGGCGTATTTTCCGAATGCGCTCTACTATATTGCGGATTATTATCAGAATACCTTGAAAAAGAATAAAACGGCTCTGAAACTTTTTGTCCACTTTGTACGAAAGTATCCGGATCATTCCCTGGCCGCATTGGCGCATCTTCACCTGGCTCATATTTATGAATCTGCATATCACCGTCCCAGACTGGCCGTACGGGAATATGTGGCTTTTATCAACCGCAGCAATGACGACAGGCTCATTGCCCGGGCCTATTACCAAATGGCTACGATTTATGAGCGGGAATTAGACAATCGAACCGTTGCGATTGTTTTGTATGCCAAAATCTTGCACTATTATCCGGATTCGAAAGTCGCTCCGAAAGCCAAAGCAGCACTAAACTACTTGCTTAAACAAGAATAG